One Rhodothermales bacterium genomic region harbors:
- a CDS encoding DegT/DnrJ/EryC1/StrS family aminotransferase, with amino-acid sequence MTIQMVDLHAQVAAIRDELDAAIGAVLESGAFVRGPFVAAFERELGEALDARFALGVGNGTDALQIAYAALGLGPGDEIITPAFTFIATAEAASLLGATPVFVDIDPATFNLDPALIEAAITERTKAIVPVHLFGQPADMDPILAIAERHGLAVIEDCAQSIGATYKGRPTGTLGDLGCLSFYPSKNLGAYGDGGAIIGNEEALFERAKMIANHGARKKYHHEIVGVNSRLDGMQGAILSVKLRHLGAWTEARQIAARAYDALFAGCDAVTVPHRDPNGTHVFHQYTIRVPAALRDELQAHLRTLGIPTMIYYPVPLHRLGVYEDLGYGEGSLPETERAGREVLSLPMHPELTLAQLRFIAESVRAFVGDHVPV; translated from the coding sequence ATGACGATTCAGATGGTGGACCTGCACGCGCAGGTCGCCGCGATCCGTGACGAACTCGACGCCGCGATCGGCGCCGTGCTGGAATCCGGCGCGTTCGTGCGCGGGCCGTTCGTCGCCGCCTTCGAACGCGAACTCGGCGAGGCGCTCGACGCGCGGTTCGCCCTCGGCGTGGGGAACGGGACAGACGCGCTGCAGATCGCGTACGCCGCCCTCGGCCTCGGGCCGGGCGACGAGATCATCACCCCGGCGTTCACGTTCATCGCCACCGCCGAAGCCGCATCCCTCCTCGGCGCGACGCCGGTCTTCGTCGACATCGACCCAGCGACGTTCAACCTCGACCCGGCGCTTATCGAGGCAGCGATCACGGAACGGACGAAGGCCATCGTGCCCGTCCACCTCTTCGGGCAGCCCGCCGACATGGACCCGATCCTCGCGATCGCCGAGCGGCACGGGCTCGCCGTGATCGAGGACTGCGCGCAATCCATCGGCGCGACATACAAGGGCCGGCCGACGGGCACGCTCGGCGACCTCGGCTGCCTCTCGTTTTACCCCTCCAAAAACCTCGGCGCCTACGGCGACGGCGGCGCCATCATCGGCAACGAAGAGGCGCTTTTCGAGCGGGCGAAGATGATCGCCAATCACGGCGCGCGGAAGAAGTACCACCACGAGATCGTCGGCGTGAACTCGCGGCTCGACGGGATGCAGGGCGCGATCCTCTCGGTGAAGCTCCGCCACCTCGGCGCGTGGACGGAGGCCCGGCAGATCGCCGCCCGCGCCTACGACGCGCTCTTCGCCGGGTGCGACGCCGTGACGGTGCCCCACCGCGACCCCAACGGCACGCACGTTTTCCACCAATACACGATCCGCGTCCCCGCAGCCCTCCGCGACGAGTTGCAGGCGCACCTTCGGACGCTCGGGATTCCGACGATGATCTACTATCCGGTGCCGCTCCACCGGCTCGGCGTGTACGAGGACCTGGGCTACGGCGAGGGCAGCCTGCCCGAGACCGAGCGCGCCGGCCGCGAAGTGCTCTCGCTCCCGATGCACCCTGAATTGACGCTCGCCCAACTCCGCTTCATCGCCGAGTCGGTGCGCGCGTTCGTCGGCGACCACGTACCAGTGTAA
- a CDS encoding DapH/DapD/GlmU-related protein: MSDSRIAPTAQIDPTAALDDDVEVGHFTVVGPDVQIGTGSRIGHHVVLHAGTVLGDGVRVDDHATVGKQPMRAARSATTAHGDQPPAVVGDGCLVGTGAVLYAGCRIAERVLIADLATVREDVTVGAGTIVGRGVAIENKSTVGARCKLETNAYITAYSTIEDDVFVAPGVLTSNDNYIGRTEARFAHFGGPTVRRGARLGVGAVLLPNKEVAAEAVVAAGAVLTHDAEAGQIHVGVPARAVRPVPDEQRLDKQ, from the coding sequence ATGTCTGATTCCCGAATCGCCCCCACCGCTCAGATCGACCCCACCGCTGCCCTCGATGACGATGTCGAAGTCGGCCATTTCACCGTCGTCGGCCCGGACGTGCAGATCGGAACCGGGAGCCGGATCGGGCACCACGTCGTGCTCCACGCCGGGACGGTGCTCGGCGACGGCGTCCGCGTGGACGATCACGCCACGGTCGGCAAGCAGCCGATGCGCGCGGCCCGCAGCGCGACGACGGCGCACGGCGATCAACCCCCGGCGGTCGTCGGCGACGGCTGCCTCGTCGGCACCGGGGCCGTGCTCTACGCCGGGTGCCGGATCGCGGAGCGCGTGCTCATCGCCGACCTCGCGACGGTCCGCGAAGACGTCACCGTCGGTGCGGGCACGATCGTCGGGCGCGGCGTCGCGATTGAGAACAAGTCGACGGTCGGGGCGCGGTGCAAGCTGGAGACGAACGCGTACATCACCGCCTACTCGACGATTGAGGACGACGTGTTCGTAGCGCCGGGCGTGCTGACGAGCAACGACAACTACATCGGGCGGACGGAAGCACGGTTCGCCCACTTCGGCGGGCCGACGGTGCGGCGCGGGGCGCGGCTCGGCGTTGGCGCCGTGCTGCTGCCGAACAAAGAGGTCGCCGCCGAGGCCGTCGTCGCCGCCGGCGCCGTACTGACGCACGACGCTGAGGCCGGGCAGATTCACGTCGGCGTGCCGGCGCGAGCGGTGCGGCCCGTGCCCGACGAGCAGCGGCTCGATAAGCAGTAA
- a CDS encoding DUF2164 domain-containing protein, whose protein sequence is MAIVLPDETRTELIAALKRYFADERDEDIGDLQATFLLDFVLKEVGPSIYNQAISDAQSALSRAVADLDVTLYEPEFGHTTDARTRRNRGSD, encoded by the coding sequence ATGGCTATCGTCCTCCCCGACGAAACGCGGACCGAGCTCATCGCCGCGCTGAAGCGCTATTTCGCGGACGAACGCGACGAAGACATCGGCGACCTGCAAGCGACGTTCTTGCTCGATTTCGTCCTCAAAGAAGTCGGGCCGAGCATTTACAATCAGGCGATCAGCGATGCGCAGTCGGCCCTCAGTCGGGCCGTGGCCGATCTCGACGTGACGCTCTACGAGCCGGAGTTCGGCCATACGACGGACGCACGCACGCGGCGGAATAGAGGCAGCGACTGA
- a CDS encoding tetratricopeptide repeat protein — translation MNSNSLLPRLVAFALLLALVPASAFAQTSADTVAVDTDMEDVAVTPAEGGAANAEARTEFGAVIEAAQAASQQATAESYIEAGEQYLQAADIAASSGDTELEASVTDVRGNAAKAFVNAGSAYSDAEDFGNAAAQFQRAAEIARDLEDAEMGAKTFYNAGVAYVSAEDFESAVAALDAAIEMAPDEMNYYYVRGVALRGSGDAEGSEAALVELAERAEAAGDEAMAMKARETVGKGYLSAAYAELQAGRFSSSIEGLDKAAPFLADDDATLNTLYANAYYKLGVSQVKAEQLAAAKRSLQQAQTYGRRAGKDAIVSGAQAQLDYIAQVEAQG, via the coding sequence ATGAACTCCAACTCCCTCCTGCCCCGCCTCGTCGCCTTCGCGCTGCTGCTGGCCCTCGTCCCGGCCAGCGCGTTCGCCCAAACCTCCGCCGACACCGTCGCCGTCGACACCGACATGGAAGACGTCGCGGTGACGCCCGCGGAAGGCGGCGCGGCGAATGCCGAGGCTCGCACCGAGTTCGGCGCGGTCATCGAAGCCGCCCAGGCCGCGAGCCAGCAAGCCACCGCCGAGAGCTACATCGAGGCCGGCGAGCAGTACCTTCAGGCCGCCGACATCGCCGCCTCCTCCGGCGACACGGAGCTCGAAGCCAGCGTCACCGACGTGCGCGGGAACGCCGCCAAGGCGTTCGTCAACGCCGGCTCCGCCTATTCCGACGCCGAGGACTTCGGCAACGCCGCCGCGCAGTTCCAGCGCGCCGCCGAGATCGCCCGCGACCTCGAAGACGCCGAGATGGGCGCCAAGACGTTCTACAACGCCGGCGTCGCCTACGTCAGCGCCGAGGACTTCGAGAGCGCCGTCGCCGCCCTCGACGCGGCGATCGAGATGGCCCCGGACGAGATGAACTACTACTACGTCCGCGGGGTCGCGCTACGCGGCAGCGGCGACGCGGAAGGCTCCGAAGCCGCGCTCGTCGAGCTCGCCGAGCGCGCCGAAGCCGCCGGCGACGAAGCGATGGCGATGAAGGCCCGCGAGACCGTCGGCAAAGGCTACCTCAGCGCCGCCTACGCCGAACTGCAGGCGGGCCGTTTCAGCAGTTCCATCGAGGGGCTCGACAAAGCCGCTCCGTTCCTCGCCGACGACGACGCGACGCTCAACACGCTCTACGCGAACGCATACTACAAGCTCGGCGTCAGCCAGGTGAAGGCCGAGCAACTCGCCGCCGCGAAGCGCTCGCTCCAGCAGGCTCAGACCTACGGCCGTCGCGCCGGTAAGGACGCCATCGTCAGCGGCGCCCAGGCCCAGCTCGACTACATCGCGCAGGTCGAAGCGCAGGGCTAA
- a CDS encoding TIGR00730 family Rossman fold protein, translating into MKPPIAAGVQMTPEELSVWQEVRIKDTWRVFRIMGEFVEGFEVMSRIGPCVSVFGSARTQPGTPYYELGVAVGRALVERGYGVITGGGPGIMEAANKGAQEAGGVSAGLNIALPHEQSGNPYVDPDKSINFDFFFARKTMFVKYAMGFVVLPGGFGTLDELFESLTLIQTQKTTRFPVILMGSEFWSGLLDWIRGALLEAGNISEEDPDLLWVTDDPREAADIIHAFCQEYGHLPNF; encoded by the coding sequence ATGAAGCCCCCCATCGCAGCCGGCGTGCAGATGACCCCGGAAGAATTGAGCGTCTGGCAAGAAGTCCGCATCAAAGACACGTGGCGGGTCTTCCGCATCATGGGCGAGTTCGTCGAGGGGTTCGAGGTGATGTCGCGGATCGGGCCGTGCGTGAGCGTGTTTGGCTCGGCACGGACACAGCCGGGGACGCCGTACTACGAGCTCGGCGTGGCGGTCGGCCGCGCCCTCGTCGAGCGCGGCTACGGCGTCATCACCGGCGGCGGGCCGGGGATCATGGAGGCCGCGAACAAAGGGGCGCAGGAGGCAGGCGGGGTCTCGGCCGGGCTCAACATCGCTCTCCCCCACGAGCAGTCCGGCAACCCCTACGTGGACCCCGACAAGTCCATCAACTTCGACTTCTTCTTCGCGCGCAAGACGATGTTCGTGAAATACGCGATGGGCTTCGTCGTCCTCCCCGGCGGGTTCGGGACGCTCGACGAGCTGTTCGAATCGCTGACGCTGATTCAGACACAGAAGACCACGCGGTTCCCCGTAATCCTGATGGGGTCGGAGTTCTGGAGCGGGCTGCTGGACTGGATCCGCGGCGCGCTCCTGGAGGCGGGCAACATCTCGGAAGAGGACCCCGACCTCCTCTGGGTGACGGACGACCCGCGCGAGGCGGCCGACATCATCCACGCGTTCTGTCAGGAGTACGGACACCTCCCGAACTTCTAG
- a CDS encoding OmpA family protein, translating into MNTLSNRLRLTVPLAIVAMLGLTLFGCQGMSNTGKGAVVGAGAGAVVGGVIGKATGSTARGAIIGAAVGGTAGAIIGNQMEEQAEELDQELENATVETVPGEDGNTAGIRITFDNAILFDFDSYDLRAGARSDLADLSRSLANYPNTDALVVGYTDATGSDSYNQTLSERRANSVATYLAQQGVAPGRMQISGMGESNPVASNATPEGRQQNRRVEIALYANEQYRQSLQN; encoded by the coding sequence ATGAATACGTTATCCAATCGCCTCCGCCTCACTGTGCCGCTCGCCATCGTCGCGATGCTCGGCCTGACCCTCTTCGGCTGCCAGGGCATGAGCAACACCGGTAAGGGTGCCGTCGTCGGCGCAGGTGCCGGCGCCGTCGTCGGCGGCGTGATCGGCAAGGCCACCGGCTCCACGGCGCGCGGCGCCATCATCGGGGCCGCCGTCGGCGGGACCGCCGGCGCCATCATCGGCAACCAGATGGAAGAGCAGGCCGAAGAGCTCGACCAGGAGCTCGAGAACGCCACGGTCGAGACCGTGCCCGGCGAAGACGGCAACACGGCCGGCATCCGGATCACCTTCGACAACGCGATCCTCTTCGACTTCGACAGCTACGACCTCCGTGCCGGCGCCCGGAGCGACCTCGCGGACCTCTCGCGGAGCCTCGCCAACTACCCGAACACGGATGCCCTCGTCGTCGGCTACACGGACGCGACCGGATCGGACTCGTACAACCAGACGCTCTCCGAGCGCCGGGCCAACTCCGTCGCTACGTACCTCGCGCAGCAGGGCGTCGCGCCCGGCCGCATGCAGATCTCGGGGATGGGCGAAAGCAACCCCGTCGCCTCGAACGCGACGCCGGAAGGCCGCCAGCAGAACCGCCGCGTCGAGATCGCGCTCTACGCGAACGAGCAGTACCGCCAGAGCCTGCAGAACTAG
- a CDS encoding sugar phosphate nucleotidyltransferase has product MKLIIPMAGRGTRLRPHTHVTPKPLLPVRGTSMVERILDTFGDVLPPGLDEAVFILGPDFGQEVRDRLTEISERHGLSASFGVQETARGTAHAVAQAGDRLDGECVIVFADTLFYMDEKPSLADADAVIWVKHVDDPRRFGVVVKNANDHITDFVEKPSEPISNEAIIGIYYVKDGASLGREIQYLMDNDVTGHGGEYQLTDALDRMLKAGSVFKTASVSEWLDCGTIPALKETTKVILDKEETGEKEGTVENCVLIEPVYVGPDAHVKDSVLGPYVAVHGGAEVTNSVLKNTIVFADARVADSALDDAVVGHSAEVTRFAGPLNIGDHATAGPVEG; this is encoded by the coding sequence ATGAAGCTCATCATCCCGATGGCCGGGCGCGGCACCCGGCTCCGCCCGCACACCCACGTCACGCCCAAACCGCTCCTCCCCGTCCGCGGCACCTCGATGGTCGAGCGCATCTTGGACACGTTTGGGGACGTGCTCCCGCCGGGGCTCGACGAGGCCGTCTTCATCCTCGGCCCTGACTTCGGGCAGGAGGTCCGCGACCGGCTCACCGAGATCTCCGAGCGCCACGGGCTCTCGGCCAGCTTCGGCGTGCAGGAGACCGCGCGCGGCACGGCCCACGCCGTCGCCCAGGCCGGCGACCGCCTCGACGGTGAGTGCGTGATCGTCTTCGCCGACACGCTCTTTTACATGGATGAGAAGCCCAGCCTCGCCGACGCCGACGCTGTGATCTGGGTCAAGCACGTCGACGATCCCCGCCGCTTCGGCGTGGTCGTGAAGAACGCGAACGACCACATCACGGACTTCGTCGAGAAGCCGTCGGAGCCGATCTCGAACGAGGCCATCATCGGGATCTACTACGTCAAGGACGGCGCTTCGCTCGGACGCGAGATCCAGTACCTGATGGATAACGACGTCACCGGCCACGGCGGCGAGTACCAACTCACCGACGCGCTCGACCGGATGCTGAAGGCGGGCTCCGTCTTCAAGACGGCGAGCGTCTCCGAATGGCTCGACTGCGGGACGATCCCCGCGCTGAAGGAGACGACGAAGGTGATCCTCGACAAAGAGGAGACGGGGGAGAAGGAAGGGACGGTCGAGAACTGCGTCCTCATCGAGCCGGTCTACGTCGGGCCGGACGCGCACGTCAAAGACTCGGTCCTCGGGCCGTACGTCGCCGTCCACGGAGGGGCGGAGGTGACGAACTCCGTGCTCAAGAACACGATCGTATTCGCCGACGCCCGCGTCGCGGACTCGGCGCTCGACGACGCCGTCGTCGGCCACAGCGCGGAGGTGACGCGCTTCGCCGGCCCGCTCAACATCGGCGACCACGCAACGGCCGGGCCGGTGGAGGGGTAA
- a CDS encoding endonuclease MutS2, translated as MQLFPADAEHKLGFDAIRRRLEGHALSPLGRERLEAIRPSADRAHVERLLTRTAELQQALRADDPIPLAPLPDVRDALRRAGPKGASVEAEDLADVGAVLGTSRRAHGYFKSRRERYPEVAGLATQIEVQKELEEHIGRTVDERGQVRDDASPELRRISRTLAERQSRLRSTLLAALRDATSQGYATEEQPTIRNGRAVIPVRAEAKRKVQGFVHDVSGSGQTVYIEPAAVLDLNNEVRELELERGREIRRILQEVTGHVRSRLPAIRAALDVLGRIDALQARARLANELDALVPELNDEGRIGIVRGRNPVLALHFRRTADADEGASEAPRSVVPLDLELSDAQRTLVITGPNAGGKSVAMKTVGVLALMVACGLPVPAAPGTSFGLFERLFVDIGDQQSIEQDLSTFTSHLGNLRRMLADADDRTLVLIDEAGTGTDPAEGGALAQSVLETLTARGARTVATTHHGTLKAFAHNTDGVENGSMQFDQATLSPTYRFQEGIPGSSYAFEIAGRVGLDGAVLDRARALVGEGKTALEDLIATFEAQSQALEAELEQARDEAQRAKRARKEYEDRAGSLKSRKSEIVEQALEEAERIVGEANARVERTIREIKEAQAATDETRAAREQLEGFKQQVERKKQRKVRRTPKPKPDAVKVDGGPIRVGDQVRLDDGQTTGEVLEIDEKEAVVALGQMKVRAKLKRLTKVGGKRKQRVEVRAPRGERAGGHTSMPALDAQRRVDVRGQRVEEAIPVVMRLVDGATMAGLQMVEVLHGTGTGALRAAIREYLDTRTEVSRFGDAPWEEGGPGVTVVSLR; from the coding sequence ATGCAGCTCTTCCCCGCAGACGCAGAACACAAGCTCGGCTTCGACGCCATCCGGCGGCGGCTGGAGGGGCACGCCCTCAGCCCGCTCGGCCGGGAGCGGCTCGAAGCCATCCGGCCCTCCGCCGACCGCGCCCATGTCGAGCGCCTGCTCACGCGGACGGCCGAGCTCCAGCAGGCCCTCCGCGCCGACGACCCGATCCCGCTCGCGCCGCTCCCCGACGTCCGCGACGCGCTCCGCCGTGCCGGGCCGAAGGGCGCGTCGGTCGAGGCGGAGGACCTCGCCGACGTAGGCGCGGTGCTCGGGACGAGCCGGCGGGCACACGGCTATTTCAAGTCGCGCCGCGAGCGGTACCCTGAGGTCGCCGGGCTCGCGACGCAGATTGAGGTGCAGAAGGAACTGGAGGAGCACATCGGGCGGACGGTCGACGAGCGCGGGCAGGTCCGCGACGACGCCTCGCCGGAGCTGCGGCGGATCTCGCGCACGCTCGCCGAGCGGCAGAGCCGGCTCCGCAGCACGCTCCTCGCCGCCCTCCGCGACGCGACCTCGCAGGGCTACGCGACCGAGGAGCAGCCGACGATCCGCAACGGCCGCGCCGTCATCCCCGTCCGCGCCGAGGCCAAGCGGAAGGTGCAGGGCTTCGTCCACGACGTGTCCGGCTCGGGGCAGACCGTCTACATCGAGCCCGCCGCCGTGCTCGACCTCAACAACGAAGTCCGCGAGCTAGAGCTCGAACGGGGCCGCGAGATCCGGCGGATCTTGCAGGAGGTCACCGGCCACGTCCGCTCGCGCCTCCCCGCGATCCGCGCCGCGCTCGACGTGCTCGGGCGGATCGATGCGCTGCAGGCCCGCGCCCGGCTCGCGAACGAGCTCGACGCACTCGTGCCGGAGCTAAATGACGAGGGGCGCATCGGCATCGTGCGCGGTCGGAACCCCGTCCTCGCGCTCCACTTCCGCCGCACGGCCGATGCGGACGAAGGCGCATCGGAGGCGCCGCGCTCCGTCGTCCCGCTCGACCTCGAACTCAGCGATGCGCAGCGGACCCTCGTCATCACCGGGCCGAACGCGGGCGGGAAGTCCGTCGCGATGAAGACCGTCGGCGTGCTCGCCCTCATGGTGGCGTGCGGGCTGCCGGTCCCCGCCGCGCCCGGCACGTCGTTCGGCCTCTTCGAGCGGCTCTTCGTCGACATCGGCGATCAGCAGAGCATCGAGCAGGACCTCTCGACGTTCACCTCCCACCTCGGCAACCTCCGCCGGATGCTCGCCGACGCCGACGACCGCACGCTCGTGCTCATCGACGAGGCGGGCACGGGCACCGATCCGGCCGAGGGCGGCGCGCTCGCGCAGTCCGTCCTCGAAACGCTCACCGCGCGCGGCGCCCGCACCGTCGCCACGACGCACCACGGCACACTGAAGGCCTTCGCCCACAACACCGACGGCGTGGAGAACGGCTCGATGCAGTTCGACCAGGCCACGCTCTCGCCGACGTACCGTTTTCAGGAGGGCATCCCCGGCTCGTCGTACGCCTTCGAGATCGCGGGCCGCGTCGGGCTCGACGGCGCCGTGCTCGACCGGGCGCGGGCGCTCGTCGGCGAAGGGAAGACGGCGCTCGAAGACCTCATCGCGACATTCGAGGCGCAGTCGCAGGCACTTGAGGCCGAACTCGAACAGGCGCGCGACGAGGCGCAGCGGGCGAAGCGCGCGCGAAAGGAATACGAGGACCGTGCGGGCTCGCTCAAGAGCCGGAAGAGCGAGATCGTCGAGCAGGCACTCGAAGAGGCGGAGCGGATCGTCGGCGAGGCGAATGCGCGCGTGGAGCGGACGATCCGCGAGATCAAAGAGGCGCAGGCGGCGACGGACGAGACGCGCGCGGCGCGCGAGCAGCTCGAAGGGTTCAAGCAGCAGGTCGAGCGGAAGAAGCAGCGGAAGGTGCGGCGCACGCCGAAGCCGAAGCCCGACGCGGTGAAGGTGGACGGCGGCCCGATTCGCGTCGGCGATCAGGTCCGCCTCGACGACGGGCAGACGACGGGCGAGGTGCTGGAGATCGACGAGAAGGAAGCGGTCGTCGCCCTCGGGCAGATGAAGGTCCGCGCGAAGCTGAAGCGGCTGACGAAGGTCGGCGGGAAGCGGAAGCAGCGCGTCGAGGTCCGCGCCCCGCGCGGCGAGCGGGCGGGCGGGCACACGTCGATGCCCGCGCTCGACGCGCAGCGCCGCGTCGACGTCCGGGGGCAGCGCGTCGAGGAGGCGATCCCCGTCGTGATGCGGCTCGTCGATGGGGCGACGATGGCGGGGCTGCAGATGGTGGAGGTGCTGCACGGCACGGGCACCGGCGCACTCCGCGCCGCCATCCGCGAGTACCTCGACACGCGGACCGAAGTGAGCCGGTTCGGCGATGCGCCGTGGGAGGAGGGCGGGCCGGGCGTGACCGTGGTCTCGCTCCGCTGA